The sequence AGCGACGGCACCGGGGCGGATTATGAGCTGGGGATGCGCTTCACCGCCGACACGTCCGGCGTGATCCAGGCAATCCGCTACTACAAGGCCTCCAACGAAACCGGCACCCATATCGGCCACATCTGGTCGGCCACCGGCCAGGAGCTGGCAACGGTCACGTTCACCAACGAAGGCGCATCGGGCTGGCAGCAGCAGGCCCTCGCGACGCCCCTCACCATCGCGGCCGGCACGACCTACGTGGTCTCGGTCAACATCAACAGCTACTACGTCTCCACGACCCAGGGCTTCGCCTCCGGTATCAGCAACGGCGGCCTGAACGCTCCGGTCGGAGCAGGCGTCTTCGACTACACCGCGGGCGTCTTCCCCACCGCCGCCTATCAGAATGCAAACTATTTCCGCGACGTCGTGTTCGCTGCGGGCTCATCGACGCCCAACAATCACCCCGGTACAGTGAGCGTCAGCGGGACGCCGACGCAGAACCAGACCTTGACCGCGACCGTGACCGATGCCGATGGCGTGCCGGCCGCCGTCACCTATCAGTGGCAGCAAAGCACGGACGGCACCACATGGAGCAACATCACCGGTGCGACGGCGAGCACACTGACCCTCGCGCAGGCCCAGGTCGGCAGCTTCATACGTGCCACCGCCTTCTATACGGACCTATTGGGCAGCAGCGAGACCCCGGTGAGCGCCGCGACCAGCACGGCAGTGGCCAACGTCAACGACGTCGGTGTTGTTACGATCAGCGGCACGGCGACCCAGAACCAGACGCTGACTGCCAGCGTCGCCGATCCTGACGGTGTCCCGGCGAACATCACCTATCGCTGGCAGAGCAGCACCGACGGCACCACCTGGACGGATCTCTCGGCCACGACCTCGAATCTTACCCTCGACAGCAGCCTGCTCGGCAAGCAGATCCGGGTGAACGCCACCTACACCGACCTGCTCGGCGCCAGCGAGAACACAACCAGCACGGCCACGGCGGCGGTTACCGCGAATGCCGGCACCACTCTGTTCACCACCCAGACACCCTCCATCACCAATGCCAGCGACGGCACCGGGGCGGATTATGAGCTGGGGATGAGCTTCACCGCCGACACGTCCGGCGTGATCCAGGCAATCCGCTACTACAAGGCCTCCAACGAAACCGGCACCCATATCGGCCACATCTGGTCGGCCACCGGCCAGGAGCTGGCAACGGTCACGTTCACCAACGAAGGCGCATCGGGCTGGCAGCAGCAGGCCCTCGCGACGCCCCTCACCATCGCGGCCGGCACGACCTACGTGGTCTCGGTCAACATCAACAGCTACTACGTCTCCACGACCCAGGGCTTCGCCTCCGGTATCAGCAACGGCGGCCTGAACGCTCCGGTCGGAGCAGGCGTCTTCGACTACACCGCGGGCGTCTTCCCCACCGCCGCCTATCAGAATGCAAACTATTTCCGCGACGTCGTGTTCGCTGCGGGCTCATCGACGCCCAACAATCACCCCGGTACAGTGAGCGTCAGCGGGACGCCGACGCAGAACCAGACCTTGACCGCGACCGTGACCGATGCCGATGGCGTGCCGGCCGCCGTCACCTATCAGTGGCAGCAAAGCACGGACGGCACCACATGGAGCAACATCACCGGTGCGACGGCGAGCACACTGACCCTCGCGCAGGCCCAGGTCGGCAGCTTCATACGTGCCACCGCCTTCTATACGGACCTATTGGGCAGCAGCGAGACCCCGGTGAGCGCCGCGACCAGCACGGCAGTGGCCAACGTCAACGACGTCGGTGTTGTTACGATCAGCGGCACGGCGACCCAGAACCAGACGCTGACTGCCAGCGTCGCCGATCCTGACGGTGTCCCGGCGAACATCACCTATCGCTGGCAGAGCAGCACCGACGGCACCACCTGGACGGATCTCTCGGCCACGACCTCGAATCTTACCCTCGACAGCAGCCTGCTCGGCAAGCAGATCCGGGTGAACGCCACCTACACCGACCTGCTCGGCGCCAGCGAGAACACAACCAGCACGGCCACGGCGGCGGTTACCGCGAATGCCGGCACCACTCTGTTCACCACCCAGACACCCTCCATCACCAATGCCAGCGACGGCACCGGGGCGGATTATGAGCTGGGGATGAGCTTCACCGCCGACACGTCCGGCGTGATCCAGGCAATCCGCTACTACAAGGCCTCCAACGAAACCGGCACCCATATCGGCCACATCTGGTCGGCCACCGGCCAGGAGCTGGCAACGGTCACGTTCACCAACGAAGGCGCATCGGGCTGGCAGCAGCAGGCCCTCGCGACGCCCCTCACCATCGCGGCCGGCACGACCTACGTGGTCTCGGTCAACATCAACAGCTATTACGTCTCCACCCCCCAGGGCTTCGCCTTCAGCACCAGCAACGGCGGCCTGAACGCTCCGGTCGGAGCAGGCGTCTTCGACTACACCGCGGGCGTCTTCCCCACCGCCGCCTATCAGAATACAAACTATTTCCGCGACGTCGTGTTCGCCCCATCAAACGTCATCGCGCTCCTTAACACTTCTACGATCTACGTCAGTGAAGCGGCCGGCACGGCCACCGTCACTGTCACACGCTCCGGCGACCTCCAGTCTCAAAACACCATTGAGTACACGACGAATGAAATCGGCACGGCCGAAACTGCGACAGCTGGATCGGACTTCATCCAACCCACTTTCAACGGTCGGACGAACACCGGCCAGATCGTCTTCGGGCCCGGAGAGAGCACCAAGAGCTTCACCATCCCCATCGTCAATGATCAACTGGCCGAGGGCAACGAAACGTTCGCTGTCGGCCTTCAGAATCCCGGCGCCGGATCCCTCGGAGCTCCACGCACCGTCCTCGTGACCATCATCGACGACGACTCACCCGCTAGTATTGCAATGGCGGACCTCGTGGTGAGCGCTGCGGAGAGTAGCCCGAGCG comes from Bradyrhizobium diazoefficiens and encodes:
- a CDS encoding DUF4082 domain-containing protein, producing the protein MATTTTLFTTQTPSITNASDGTGADYELGMRFTADTSGVIQAIRYYKASNETGTHIGHIWSATGQELATVTFTNEGASGWQQQALATPLTIAAGTTYVVSVNINSYYVSTTQGFASGISNGGLNAPVGAGVFDYTAGVFPTAAYQNANYFRDVVFAAGSSTPNNHPGTVSVSGTPTQNQTLTATVTDADGVPAAVTYQWQQSTDGTTWSNITGATASTLTLAQAQVGSFIRATAFYTDLLGSSETPVSAATSTAVANVNDVGVVTISGTATQNQTLTASVADPDGVPANITYRWQSSTDGTTWTDLSATTSNLTLDSSLLGKQIRVNATYTDLLGASENTTSTATAAVTANAGTTLFTTQTPSITNASDGTGADYELGMRFTADTSGVIQAIRYYKASNETGTHIGHIWSATGQELATVTFTNEGASGWQQQALATPLTIAAGTTYVVSVNINSYYVSTTQGFASGISNGGLNAPVGAGVFDYTAGVFPTAAYQNANYFRDVVFAAGSSTPNNHPGTVSVSGTPTQNQTLTATVTDADGVPAAVTYQWQQSTDGTTWSNITGATASTLTLAQAQVGSFIRATAFYTDLLGSSETPVSAATSTAVANVNDVGVVTISGTATQNQTLTASVADPDGVPANITYRWQSSTDGTTWTDLSATTSNLTLDSSLLGKQIRVNATYTDLLGASENTTSTATAAVTANAGTTLFTTQTPSITNASDGTGADYELGMSFTADTSGVIQAIRYYKASNETGTHIGHIWSATGQELATVTFTNEGASGWQQQALATPLTIAAGTTYVVSVNINSYYVSTTQGFASGISNGGLNAPVGAGVFDYTAGVFPTAAYQNANYFRDVVFAAGSSTPNNHPGTVSVSGTPTQNQTLTATVTDADGVPAAVTYQWQQSTDGTTWSNITGATASTLTLAQAQVGSFIRATAFYTDLLGSSETPVSAATSTAVANVNDVGVVTISGTATQNQTLTASVADPDGVPANITYRWQSSTDGTTWTDLSATTSNLTLDSSLLGKQIRVNATYTDLLGASENTTSTATAAVTANAGTTLFTTQTPSITNASDGTGADYELGMSFTADTSGVIQAIRYYKASNETGTHIGHIWSATGQELATVTFTNEGASGWQQQALATPLTIAAGTTYVVSVNINSYYVSTPQGFAFSTSNGGLNAPVGAGVFDYTAGVFPTAAYQNTNYFRDVVFAPSNVIALLNTSTIYVSEAAGTATVTVTRSGDLQSQNTIEYTTNEIGTAETATAGSDFIQPTFNGRTNTGQIVFGPGESTKSFTIPIVNDQLAEGNETFAVGLQNPGAGSLGAPRTVLVTIIDDDSPASIAMADLVVSAAESSPSARITLLRSGNPNQAATVDFATSNGSALAGSDYTTSSGTVTFAAGQVSQTISVPIINDTTPESDETFTVTLSNPTGATLGAQATTTVKILDNDNPALGNLVGETAVTGLNQPAAMDWTPDGRYLLVAEKDGVVRVVDNGTLRSTPLIDLSSEVNDFGDRGLLGIAVNPNFASNPYVYLLYTYDPPETAGQSGLAAADQGGNRPCRLVRVTVDPTTMIADPASETVLVGKNSIWEYISRPDANSGGDPSIVPSGIVNGTTVTAPASQIEVGSQDNDPDRPGIQNQNIRDYLATDSDSHSIGAVHFGPDGYLYLTVGDGTSYNFVDPRAVRVQDIHNLSGKLLRIDPATGEGAPGNPYYQASDPNSNQSKVFYYGVRNAYRFSFDPVTNLPVLGDVGWNNWEEIDTGPAGSNFGWPYFEGPDKTASYQNLDQAITFYNNGNRNNVSDPPAVFPILPVSHGAPDNAHVITGGDFYNQNTLFFDDVYNGTIYAATLNASRQVASVQLVDNVSGIVDLQKGPDGWLYGADIYDGTIRRWVDPSAAGNVGLAAS